The following nucleotide sequence is from Apium graveolens cultivar Ventura chromosome 4, ASM990537v1, whole genome shotgun sequence.
GTAATTTGTTAGATTTAATTCTGCtgtaaaattattattttctcGGATCTTTCTTAGTTGTCAACTGAAATTATTGCTATGCAGGCATATGGAGTTCACAGTTATACTTGATGTTGTCATTTCAGAGAGGTGAAGTGTTTTTTAATGATCTCTATATATATCATGAAATATAATTAGATTTTTTCTTTGATGCTGATGGGAAGGAACGTGTTTTTATGACTCAGGAGAATGGTGAAAGTGGTAGTCCTAATGGGAGTGACACCAAGAGGATAAGGCGTTTCCTCCCTGTCCAAAGCAATAAAAGTGAATACTAGTTTCGACTAAGGCTGATTACATTACTCGTCAGCAGGTAGCACTTGTTTGTTTTGTTGATTCACTAGGTTACGTTTGCAATATGTTTCGATTTATGTTTATTAGTTGCGAGGTGTGTAAGGTGAAATATTGCAGTGGAATGCAGAGTAATAACAGTACTGGAATACATAGTATGAGGAAAATCGATGTCGAAGACCAGCTATTTTCTTCATGGATCAGGTGTTTCCTGAAGGGGGTAAAATGCAGAGTAATAACAGTACTGGAATACAGAGTATTTACAGGAAACTGAGACCTGATAATTGCACACGAGACCTTGATTCACCCCACAAACTGGAAGAGATTAGAGTTTTCTCTGAAAAGTATAATCCCGACCTTAAACAGGTAACTGTTAAGTTATTTTTTTATATGTATCAACTTATGATTATACCTTGAGACAAGAATTTAGATGTACTGTAGTATACTCGAGTCACCAGATCACTGTATAACTCTTCGTTTTACATTTTACATGAGGTCGAGCGTTCAAGTCTTGTCCAAGGTGGGCAAGAGCACACTTTTTTAGATTAATACATTACTATATCTTTGCTTATAATTAATGACTTTGCTCTAGGAATCGAAAAGGTTGAGTTTTAAGGGATGCATAGATTATCCAATAACATCTTATCAGACGCTCGGATCCCTGTACTCGTGTTTAAGTAGTAAACTGCAGCTCTTAGTGATGTACTAGTAATTGTTGTTAATTGACTAATAATTAACAATCACAATACCTTAAACTGTCAGGAGGAGGATTTAATTGGATTATATAACATTCAACGCTTTCCCTCACTCGTACGAGTAGACAAATAAAACACGAGTAAAAAGACTCAACCTTTAAGATGAATACAAATCGCGTGAGACTTATAAAACTGTGGATCATGAAAGGCCAAACTTACAATGCCCCAACAACCGTACAACCTTTAAAATAATACTTTTAAAGAATACAAAGATAATTTTAGATTCAGAAACATATTTGATGGATAAGTCTGGTTCAGTTTTTACCTTTCTTGGAAACTTGTTTTCTCCACCAGTAAATGATCAAAAGAGCTACTACACTTAGTaccaaaaatatgataataaGCTTTATTTTCTTCTGCATTCCATGTCtctttcttatgttttcttctgCAAATTTATCAACTTCTTCATTAAGTATTAGTTACATCTAGTATCCCATTACAGCTGACACCTATAATGACAGCTGATGCACCATGTATATATCACTTTCTCCGTTTTCATTTAATTATTCCTATCATTTCATCTATGTTTTTTTCTCTATAGTTGGTCAATTATTATCTGAATTGATCATGCAGATTGCTATTTTGCAGCATTGTGGTACATACTTTTCTAATTCCAAGTGTTTTTAGCTTTTGGCTGTCTATTAGGATCTTTTATATGATAAATTTGTAAAATGTGTTGTAAACATGAATGTTTATGATCATTCTCGCACGTCGAGATTCAGATGAACATCTATGATTGCATTGAATATTTATGATCATTCAGTTACAGACTTATTTCAGAGTGTTAAACTACAAACTTACAGGTGAATGTTATATGTATATTGGATGAAggttaataatattaattgaatcgCAAATTTTCATATTGAAAGAAAAATTTGTATGTGAATGTAGTGTGAATAATTTAACCTAACAGATGTAAAGCTTGGCTCTGTTAATCGTCATCACATGCCATTTTTTGATAATACCTTAGTCtgtaattttatttttgttgttaaTGCTGCATTTAAGTACATTCCATGGATTGCAGTGCACCATGTGCATCATACATGCTTTGTAAGCGAGCTCTTTACAATGATATGTCGAGGTATGCACAATTTCTTACCTCTGTTTCTGTTGTTGCAGTGTTTAAACGTGTGCAATTTATACTTGTATTGTGCCACAGGTATGTTTGTTGTGGTGGTTTTCTCCCCTGCAATTGCCTGAGGTAGAGCAATTGCCTTGAAAAGTTTGTACTAAAAAAATCTTTGTTTTTCACCTGCATTAAGTGTTGTTTTGATGTTATAAAGTCTAATATTGTCAAAACTTGCAGGTCTTCCTATGCTTTGCAAATTCTGTCGCATTAACTCGTTTCCTTTTGCAAGATGAGTTCAATATCCAGACAACGAAATGTGATAATTGCATCATTGTACTCTTTCTCTGCCCTTTATTTTCATCCTCATCCCTGATTTCTCTTTCAAACAAACTGACTTTTCTCATTCGGTAACAAAGGCTTTCATGGTTTGTCTTCAACAACTAGCATGCATATTTTCCCTTGTCGCAATTATAGTTGGCAGTGATGA
It contains:
- the LOC141718626 gene encoding uncharacterized protein LOC141718626, which produces MDQVFPEGGKMQSNNSTGIQSIYRKLRPDNCTRDLDSPHKLEEIRVFSEKYNPDLKQYVEVCLLWWFSPLQLPEVFLCFANSVALTRFLLQDEFNIQTTKCDNCIIAFMVCLQQLACIFSLVAIIVGSDEISEASQILNYLSDIILLIYFPLTDNVHTCRH